A portion of the Paenibacillus marchantiae genome contains these proteins:
- a CDS encoding aminotransferase class I/II-fold pyridoxal phosphate-dependent enzyme: MKFAKRMEHFSEGIFTRLLEIKRQRLENGEPVIDLSVGTPNIPPAQHIMTALCEAAADASNYTYAVNDQSELLQAVSEWYKRRYHVELNPKTQICSLLGSQEGLAHISLAIVDEGDLVLVPDPCYPVFADGPLLAGAELYYMPQKEEHGYVIQLQDIPEAVARKAKFMLVSYPNNPTTAMAPDQFYLDLIDFAKKYDIIVLHDNAYSELVFDGKTCGSFLAYPGAMDVGIEFNSLSKTYGLAGARIGFCVGNPDVVSVLKKLKSNMDYGMFLPIQKAAIAAITGDQSEVERVRDIYEERRDILCEGFSNLGWHIAKPEASMFIWSRIPDHYDTSEQFAMDLVTQAGVIVTPGSAFGPSGEGYVRFALVQDKETLQQAILSVDNSGMLREKTTKL, from the coding sequence ATGAAGTTTGCTAAACGTATGGAACATTTCAGTGAGGGGATATTCACACGTTTGCTGGAAATCAAGAGGCAACGACTGGAGAATGGAGAACCTGTCATCGATCTAAGTGTAGGCACACCCAATATTCCCCCGGCCCAACATATCATGACGGCTTTATGCGAGGCAGCAGCAGATGCTTCAAACTATACATATGCTGTAAATGATCAGAGCGAATTGCTGCAAGCAGTCAGTGAATGGTACAAGCGCCGTTACCATGTTGAACTGAATCCGAAAACCCAAATTTGCTCCTTGCTTGGATCACAGGAAGGTCTCGCCCACATCTCTTTGGCGATCGTTGATGAAGGAGATCTGGTTCTTGTACCCGATCCTTGTTATCCGGTCTTTGCTGATGGACCTCTACTTGCAGGAGCCGAGCTGTATTATATGCCCCAAAAAGAAGAACATGGATATGTTATTCAACTTCAGGACATTCCTGAAGCTGTTGCGCGCAAAGCAAAATTCATGCTTGTATCCTATCCCAACAATCCCACGACAGCAATGGCTCCCGATCAGTTCTATCTGGATCTAATTGATTTTGCCAAGAAATATGACATTATCGTTCTTCATGACAATGCATACAGCGAACTAGTGTTCGATGGGAAAACGTGCGGTAGTTTCCTTGCTTATCCCGGGGCGATGGATGTCGGCATTGAATTCAACTCGTTATCCAAAACCTATGGATTGGCTGGGGCACGAATCGGCTTTTGTGTGGGGAACCCGGATGTGGTATCTGTGCTTAAAAAGTTGAAATCCAACATGGATTACGGCATGTTTCTTCCGATTCAGAAGGCAGCCATTGCTGCAATCACAGGGGATCAGAGTGAAGTTGAGCGGGTCAGAGATATCTACGAGGAGCGCAGAGATATTCTTTGCGAAGGATTCAGCAACCTCGGTTGGCATATTGCCAAACCCGAAGCCAGCATGTTCATCTGGAGTCGGATTCCAGACCACTACGATACCTCAGAGCAGTTTGCCATGGATCTGGTTACACAAGCGGGTGTAATCGTAACGCCTGGGAGTGCATTCGGACCTTCGGGTGAAGGATATGTGAGATTCGCTTTGGTTCAGGATAAAGAGACGTTGCAGCAAGCGATCCTATCGGTAGATAACAGTGGAATGCTAAGAGAAAAAACAACGAAGTTATAA